The Halorussus halophilus genome contains the following window.
GGCGAGTCGAGAGCGGGTCTACGCCTTCCTGTTCGCAGATTCGCTCATAGGCCTCGTAGACGGTCGAGGTGCGGAACGCCGAGCCGTCTTTGTCGTTGAGCGCGAGGATGGCGAGCGCGCGCAGTGCGTGCTTCGAGTGGGGCGTCGCACCGCGGATGAGTTCGCGGAAGCGGTCGTTCTCTGCGTGGTCGCGAGCCTGCTCGATGTAGTTCTCTCGGACGACGTTCTCCTCGCGGGACTGGGCGATTTCACCAGCGTAGCGGAGGATGTCGATAGCCTTGCGTGCGTCGCCGTGTTCGCGAGCCGCGAGCGCGGCCGCCTTCGGGATAGTGCCATCTTCCAGAACGTCGTCTTTGAACGCGTCACTGCGGGCTTCCATGATGGAGCGCAGTTGGTTGGCGTCGTACGGCGGGAAGACGAACTCGCGCTCGCAGAGACTCGACTTGACGCGCTCGTCCATCCGGTCTTTGTACTTTATCTTGTTACTGATGCCGATGGTGCCGAGCTTGCAGTTGTCGAGTTTCCCGGCTTCGCCGGCGCGCGAAAGCTGCATGAGGATGGCGTCGTCTTCGAGTTTGTCGATCTCGTCGAGGATGACCACGGTCACGTCGTACTCGGCATCGAGGATGCGCCAGAGGCGTTTGTAGTACGTCGAGGTCGATATTCCTTTGTCGGGAACGCTGACAGGGGTTTCAGGCGTGTTGAGTTCGCTCGCAATCGTTTGGACGGTCTGAGTCTCGGTATTGTCCTGCGCGCAATCGACGTACGCGCGACCGACGGTGACGCCCTCCTTCTCCGCTTCGGAGACGAGTTGCTGGGAGACGTGTTTCGCACAGAGGGACTTCCCGGTCCCGGTCTTCCCGTAGACGAGGACGTTGCTCGGACTCTGACCGAACAGCGCGGGGTTGAGCGCGTTGGCCAGCGACTGGAGTTCTTCGTCGCGACCAACGATGCGACCGTCGTCCGGGAGATGGTTGATTTCGAGTAGCTCCTTGTCCGCGAAGATAGGGTCCTCCCGAGAGAAGAGTTCGCTGGAGTCGGCCATGACACCACGTTTCCAGTGAAATATCTTTAGTGTTCGGACTGGCGGCCGGACAGACACACCAGGTTTCCAGTGAAACGCCTCGAAGAGGGGTGGACGGTCCAGTCGAAACGGAGGTTCGTTCACTGGAAACTAGGTCTGCGTTCACCGGAAACGTGGTGTGTTCCGAACCAACCCACTCTCAGAAAGTTGAGAAATGAACAGAGATATCGCTACTAAATCCCTTAATCCGCCTAAAATCGAGGTGTTCGAAGAGTCCGAAGTCGAACATACTCTCGGAACGAGTTTCCGGGAGTCGGGGAAAATCGAGGTGAGACATACACACCAGGTTTCCAGTGAAACGAGAGATAACGGTGGGTGGGGGCACCCCTGGAGTCGGTTGAAAAGAGCCGGTTCAGAACTCAACGCTCAGACGCACGAATAGAATAGTCGTTTCGACAGAGAACACGAAGCTCTCGAATGGTGGGAAAGACGTACAGACCGACCGAAATCGCCGTTTCACGTCCAACAATCCGTGACAAAGTCACGGATTATTTAATTGTCTTTGACTAACTTAATGGACTTTGAAGTAGGGTAAGATAATAAAGTTCTAGGAAACAGCTCCACTACTGGATAGAGTTCTTATATTAATCATAACTGGTTCTCTAGCAACATAGCGGAAATAATCTCCGCATTCCCCTCTCACGGATACGCCTTTTGAACCCGTTTCACTGGAAACACGGTGTGTGTCCGCACCACGTTTCGACTCCAACTGCTTCCACTTTCGCGACTATCGTTTCACTGGAAACCCGGTGTGTGGCTTTACCACGCTAACAGCACTCTCACTAGAAACCAAGCAACGCGAAAGACCAAATCACGCTAAAAACCCAAGTCGCGGCGAAAACTGAACTACGACAAAATAGACTGCAACTCAAAATAGAATACAACCCGAAAATAGACTGCAATCCGAAAATAGGCCGCAAACCGGATGGTCGAAACAACGCGTCGGGGAGCCGTCTACTCGACGGTGACGCTCTTCGCCAAGTTCCGCGGCTTGTCGATGGGACGGCTCAATTGGTCCGCAGCGTAGTACGACACCAGCTGAAGCTGGACGTTGGCCAACAGTCCAGCCCAGACCGGGTGCGTGTCCGGCACCACGAGGTGTTCGTCCGCGATCGACGCCGCCTCGTGACCTTCCGGTGCGACCGCGACGAGCGGGGCACCCCGAGCTTGTGCTTCTTCGGCGTTCTTCCGGGTCTTCTTGTCCTGCTCTTCGTCACCCGTGAAGATAGCGAACACTGGCGTGTCCTGTGTGACGAGTGCGAGCGGGCCGTGTTTCAGCTCGCCGGACGCGAACCCTTCGGCGTGTTCGTAGGTGATCTCCTTGAACTTCAGCGCGCCTTCCTTCGCGACCGAGTTCGCCATTCCTCGCCCGATGAAGAAGTACGCGTCACTGTCGCGGTACTTCCGGGAGAGTTCTTCGGCTTTGTGCCGGTCGAGTATCTCGCTGATACCGTCGGGCAGTTCGTGGAGTGCCGAGAGGTACTCCGTGACGTCGTCGCGAGTGTCGGCGTCCGGTACGTCTTCGGTGAGTCGGTGCGCGAGCAGCGACAGCGCGACCGCTTGCGAGGAGAACGTCTTCGTCGCGGCGACGCCGATTTCCGGACCGGCGCGGATGAACAGCGCTTCGTCGGCCTCGCGTGCGGCAGTCGAACCGACGACGTTGGTCACCGTGACCGTCGAGGCACCCTTATCCTGAGCGCGCCGGAGTGCGCCGAGCGTGTCGGCAGTTTCACCACTCTGGGTGACTGCGATGACGAGGGTCTGCTCGTCGATGGGGCCAGACGAGAGTTCGTACTCGTTCGCGCGGTGAACCTCGGCTCGGACACCCGCCTGCTTCAGCGACTGTGCGCCGTACAGCGCGGCGTGGTACGACGTGCCACAGGCGACTAGTTGGACCTCGCGCACGTCCTCGAAGATTCCGTCCGGGAAGTCTTCGAGGTCCACGGTACCTTCGACGGGGTCGATGCGCCCGTCGATGGTGTTCGACAGCGCCGTCGGTTGGGTGTCGATTTCCTTCAGCATGAAGTGGTCGTAGCGACCCTTCCCGGTCTCTTCGGGGTCCCAATCGACTCTCTCGATTTCACGCTCGACGACGTTGCCTTCGAGGTCGGTCACCGTCAAGTCGTCCGGCCGAGCGATGACCACGTCGCCGTCTTCGAGGAACGCGACTTCGTCCGTGTATTCGAGGAAGGCGGGCACGTCGCTCGCGAGGAAGTACTCGCCTGCTTCTTCGTCCTGTCCCAGCACGAGCGGCGACCCCTGTCGCGCGGCGTAGACGACATCTTCGTCGTCCACGAGCGCGGCGACGGCGTAGCTACCTTCCAGCTCTTCGACGGCTTTCCGGAACGCGGTCTCGCTGTCGCCGGTCTCTTCGAGGTACTCCTCCATCAAGTGGGGGATGACCTCGGTGTCGGTGTCGCTCGTGAACTCCCGACCCTTCGCCTGTAGCTCCTCGCGGAGCGTGTCGTAGTTCTCGATGACGCCGTTGTGGACGACCGCGACGTTCGTCGTCGAGGTACTGTGCGGGTGGGCGTTCTCGTCGGTCGGCGGGCCGTGGGTACTCCAACGGGTGTGACCGATACCGACGTTACCTTTCGGCTGGCGCTCGCGGAGGTCGGTGGCGAGGTCTTCGACGCGCCCCGACTGCTTGTGAATCTTGATGCCGTGACCGTTCTGGACCGCGACACCTGCCGAGTCGTAGCCTCGATATTCGAGGTTTTCGAGGCCCGTCAGGAGGGTATCGACGGAATCGCCGTTTCCGACGCGTGCGATGATGCCACACATTAGTGGCACACCCCCGTGACGCGCAGCGGCGAATTTCGACCAGACGTTGCGTTCTGCGTCGTGGTCGTAGCGTTGTTTTCGACCATACACCAATTACTGTCTCCTGGTTCCCTTACTATAGGCCATATAAGGCGTTTCTACAGCGAAATTAAGTTATCGAACAGTGTGCGACAGTGGGATTAGCCGGGTTCTAACAACGGGGAACTGAAAGAGAGTTGAGAATGTCTATCATTTCGACGGCGAGATAGCGGTCTGTTCGGCAGTCGAGCGACACCCCGACTTTTCGGCGAACTAGCAGGAGGTCACAGGAGCGCACAACTACTCGGTGCAGAATCAGTCAGTGTACGACCAGTCCGCGAAGAACCAGACCACGTGTAGACCAATCAGTCCACGTCGTAGACCAATCAGACCACGTTGTAGACCAACCAAACCACGTAGACCAATCAGTACCAGACCACCAAGACTACGTAGACCAGTATCACCGCGCGTAGGCGCGTCGAAACAACAGAACGGGCTCGATAGACACAGCGGACATCGGTAGATACAACGAACGTCGATAGACACCATGGGCGTCGAGAGAAGCGATTGACGTCGAGAGAAACGACAGCGTAGCTGCGAGCGCGTGTGAGCAACGTTCCTCGGCACCCCGGCCCCGAAGGCGAACTTACGCGAACTGCTCGGACTCGGACACCAACTGCGCGACGGTCACCAACGCGAACATGGTGAAGATGACGACGCCCGTCTGGAAGCCCGAGAGCATCCCGATAGTCGGTAGATTGCTTGCGGAACTGACCAACAGGACCATCCCGATGACCGAGACACCCAGCTGGTACGAACTCCACTGGACCTCTTCGTCGGCGTCTTCGTCGGCGATTCGCTCGGTGTCCAGGTAGCGCTGAAGTTCGTCGGCCAGCGGCGTCCGCTCGACGATGCCTCGACTCTGGTTGTAGTTGATGATGCCTTCCTCGTCCAGTTTCGGCAGGTGCGTCTGGTAGAGCGCGATGTAGACGCGCTGGCACTCGTCGGAGGTCAGTGCTTGGAGCGTCGTATCGTGTTCCCACGCGGCGACCTGTTCGGCCATCTCCCGCATCGCTACCGGCCCCTCGACCCCTTGCAGATACCGTAGTACGTCGCGTCGGCGCTGATTCTGGAGCAGGTGGAAGACGTCGTCCTTCGTTAGTTGCTCGTCTTCGTCCGCTGGTCCGCTTCCCGCCCCGAGGTCAGACGGTGTGTCCGTCTGTTGCTCTGTTGCGTTCATTGTTCGTACTACTAACTTCCACGAATATCCAATAAACAAGCTCGCCTGTCCCAACGATTGCAAATCGTTGTGGTTTCGAGCCTTCAATTTATCACACTCCAAAATCTATCTCTAAATGGACCTTACGAGAGTGCTTATTTCGTTGGGGGCTGCAAAAACTGGCATTCACCACGAGAAAATCAGGTTGGTGTGAAATGAAATTGATATTAGCGGGTGGCAAAACCACTGAAACAGCGGCGAGAACCGATTTTAGCGACCGACCCCGAACGGTCGCTTCGTCCGGTACCGTCGTCGCCGTCGATGACTGTTCTTGCACTGCACGCTTCGAGGGACGAGAACGAGACCGAACAAGAGACCTACGAGAAGCGGACGAACGGAGCGAACTGCCGTGGCAGCAGACGGAGAGAACGGAGAGAGTGGTGTGGCGCCCCACCTGCCGCTGATGGACGCGAGTGTCGCGTGGAGAATTCTTAGAGTCGCTTGTAGGCGAACCCGTGAGACTCGGCCGCAGTGCTGTCGAAGCGACCGGGCACGTCAACCAGCACAGGGTCGTCGTTCAGCTCTTCGCTGGCGTCTTTGAGGTCGAAGTCGTCGTAGGCGTCGTGGTTGGTGCCGAGGATGACGCCGTCGTAGTCTTCGAGCGCGAGGTCGTCCGCGATGTCGATGTCGAATGCCTCGGCCATCATCTCGTCGTCTGCGTGCGGGTCGTGACCGACGACGTCCACGTCGTAGGACTGTAGTTCCTCGATGACGCCGTTGATCTGAGAGGTGCGGATGTCCGCGACGTTCGGCTTGTAAGTCAGCCCCATCACCAGAAGACGACTCTGTCGGGGGACCTTCCCGCTCTTGTTGAGCGCCTTCAGCGTCAACTGAGCGGTGTGGCTCGGCATGTGCTCGTTCGTCTCGCGCGCCTGCTTGATGAGGTCCGGCGAGAACCCTTCCTGCTCGGTGCGGTACGAGAGGTAGTTCGGGTCCACCGGGATGCAGTGGCCGCCGACGAGTCCGGGGCGGTAGCCGTCGTGGAAGTTCCACTTCGTCGCGGCGGCGTCGAGGACTTCGTCGGTGTCGAGGTCGATGTGCTCGAACGCCACCGAGAGCTCGTTCATCAGCGCGATGTTGAGGTCGCGCTGGGTGTTCTCGACTACCTTCGCGGCTTCGGCCGTCTTCACGTCCGGCGCGGGGTAGACGCCCGCGGCGACGACTCGTTCGTAGAGGTCGGTGAGGTCGTCGCGAACGTCTTCG
Protein-coding sequences here:
- a CDS encoding orc1/cdc6 family replication initiation protein, which produces MADSSELFSREDPIFADKELLEINHLPDDGRIVGRDEELQSLANALNPALFGQSPSNVLVYGKTGTGKSLCAKHVSQQLVSEAEKEGVTVGRAYVDCAQDNTETQTVQTIASELNTPETPVSVPDKGISTSTYYKRLWRILDAEYDVTVVILDEIDKLEDDAILMQLSRAGEAGKLDNCKLGTIGISNKIKYKDRMDERVKSSLCEREFVFPPYDANQLRSIMEARSDAFKDDVLEDGTIPKAAALAAREHGDARKAIDILRYAGEIAQSREENVVRENYIEQARDHAENDRFRELIRGATPHSKHALRALAILALNDKDGSAFRTSTVYEAYERICEQEGVDPLSTRRVRDLLREHAFLDVIEQARQSGGSAEGSYTEHRLLEEPRVVDNVLSED
- the glmS gene encoding glutamine--fructose-6-phosphate transaminase (isomerizing), yielding MCGIIARVGNGDSVDTLLTGLENLEYRGYDSAGVAVQNGHGIKIHKQSGRVEDLATDLRERQPKGNVGIGHTRWSTHGPPTDENAHPHSTSTTNVAVVHNGVIENYDTLREELQAKGREFTSDTDTEVIPHLMEEYLEETGDSETAFRKAVEELEGSYAVAALVDDEDVVYAARQGSPLVLGQDEEAGEYFLASDVPAFLEYTDEVAFLEDGDVVIARPDDLTVTDLEGNVVEREIERVDWDPEETGKGRYDHFMLKEIDTQPTALSNTIDGRIDPVEGTVDLEDFPDGIFEDVREVQLVACGTSYHAALYGAQSLKQAGVRAEVHRANEYELSSGPIDEQTLVIAVTQSGETADTLGALRRAQDKGASTVTVTNVVGSTAAREADEALFIRAGPEIGVAATKTFSSQAVALSLLAHRLTEDVPDADTRDDVTEYLSALHELPDGISEILDRHKAEELSRKYRDSDAYFFIGRGMANSVAKEGALKFKEITYEHAEGFASGELKHGPLALVTQDTPVFAIFTGDEEQDKKTRKNAEEAQARGAPLVAVAPEGHEAASIADEHLVVPDTHPVWAGLLANVQLQLVSYYAADQLSRPIDKPRNLAKSVTVE
- a CDS encoding DUF7344 domain-containing protein, producing the protein MNATEQQTDTPSDLGAGSGPADEDEQLTKDDVFHLLQNQRRRDVLRYLQGVEGPVAMREMAEQVAAWEHDTTLQALTSDECQRVYIALYQTHLPKLDEEGIINYNQSRGIVERTPLADELQRYLDTERIADEDADEEVQWSSYQLGVSVIGMVLLVSSASNLPTIGMLSGFQTGVVIFTMFALVTVAQLVSESEQFA
- a CDS encoding nucleotide sugar dehydrogenase; this translates as MSSVKNIAEPERPQTATVSVVGMGYVGLPLAVAFDEADQNVIGFDIDQSKIDTLNDGIDTTDGDIGDDRIEDSEIQFTSDAATIGDADYAIVAVPTPVDGQGTPNLDFVESAGETVGEQISPGTTVVLESTVYPGATEEVLVPAIERVSGYTEGKDFHVGYSPERVVPGTDRTISDVVKIVGANDEDVRDDLTDLYERVVAAGVYPAPDVKTAEAAKVVENTQRDLNIALMNELSVAFEHIDLDTDEVLDAAATKWNFHDGYRPGLVGGHCIPVDPNYLSYRTEQEGFSPDLIKQARETNEHMPSHTAQLTLKALNKSGKVPRQSRLLVMGLTYKPNVADIRTSQINGVIEELQSYDVDVVGHDPHADDEMMAEAFDIDIADDLALEDYDGVILGTNHDAYDDFDLKDASEELNDDPVLVDVPGRFDSTAAESHGFAYKRL